DNA sequence from the Streptomyces sp. NBC_01497 genome:
GTCGAGCGCCTGCAGGAAGCGGTTCGTCGTCGCCCGGTCGCGTACCGCGAGGCGCAGCCACTCGCCGTCCAGGCCGGGGAAGGTGTCGCCCCGGCGCACCGCGAAACCGTACGTCCGCAGCCGGGCCCGAACGGCGTCCGCGCGGGCCGTGCGGACCAGGACGAACGGGCCCTGGGCCGCATGCACGGCCTCGACCTCGTCGAACTCGGCGAGCCCCGCCAGCAGGTGGGCCCGCTCCGCGCACATGGCCCGGGCCGCCGCGTCCGCCTCCGCCAGCGCGGCGGGCGTCATGCAGGCCTCCGCCGCCGCCAGCGCGGGCGTCGAGACGGGCCACAGGGGCTGAGCGCGTTCCAGCTCCTCGATCAGCGGCGGCTCACCCAGGACGTAACCGATCCGCAGCCCCGCGAGGCCCCAGGTCTTCGTCAGGCTCCGCAGCACCACGAGCCCCGGTACGTCCGTGTCGCCCGCCAGCGCCTCCAGCTCGCCCGGGACCGCGTCCATGAACGCCTCGTCGACCACGAGCACCCGGCCCGGCCGCGCGAGCGAGACCAGGGTGTCCGCCGGGTGCAGGACCGAGGTGGGGTTCGTCGGGTTGCCGACGACCACCAGGTCCGCGTCGTCCGGGATCGCTTCCGGGTCCAGCCGGAAGCCGTCCTCCCGGCGCAGCAGCACCCGCCGCACCTCGTGCCCGGCGTCGCGCAGGGCCGCCTCCGGCTCGGTGAACTGCGGATGGACCACCACCGGCCTGCGCACCCGCAGCGCACGTGCCAGCAGGACGAACGCCTCGGCGGCGCCCGCCGTCAGCAGCACCCGCTCCACGGGCAGACCGTGCCGTGCCGCCACCTCCGCGCGGGCCCTGCGCCCGTCGGGGTAGGCCGCGAGGCCGGTCAGCGAGGCGGCGATGTGGTCCCGCAGCCAGGCGGGGGGCGTCCCGCCCCGCACATTGACGGCCAGGTCGATGAGGTCGCCCGGGGTGTCCCGTACCTCGGCGTCGCCGTGGTGGCGCAGATCGTGGGTGCCTGCGGCACCGTGGGGGTCAGCGCTCTGCTCGGCCGTGCGTCTCACGGCGCTCCCTCCGTACGCGCCCTGTGGGGAGGGCACGTCAGCATCCGGTTCAGCGTGTCCGAGCTGTCTACCCTCCGTACAGACGTTCTGTCCACGGGGCGCACACGAACCGTCACCGGGGAGGTCGCGCCCGGTTCCGCCGTCCGGGACGGCGCCGTCCGGCCCCTTGCGCGCGATCGCGCACGTCGCCGTGGCCGTGGCGCCCTTCCGCTTCGCGACGAGCAGCCGGCCGCCGCCGACGAGGGCCGCCGCCTCCGCGACCGAGCCCGTACCGACGGCGGCCCGTACGCCCTGGGCCGGACGCGGTACGGGCACCGCGTCGAGCACCCGGGCCGGGTAGCCGCGCAGGGGTACGCCGAGCCGCGCCGCGGCGGCCACCAGCCCCGGCTCGGCGACCCGGGTGTCGAGGGTGGCCAGCTCCGCAACGGCGGCCGGCCGCAGCCCCGCCGCCAGCAGCGCGTCCGCCACCAGGGCGATCACGTCGTCCGCCGGGACGCCCGGCCGCGCGCCGATCCCGACAGTCAGGTCAGGTGCCCCGAAAGGCGCATCAAACGTGAGGTTGGTCACGACAGGCCCCGATCCGGGCCTCCGAGGGCCCGCGGATGTGCGCTCGACGGCAGTGATCGGCTATGCAGGGGCTCATGGCGGTGTTCGTCGCGCTCGGCGCGTTCCTGATGACGCTGTTCGGCGGCTGGACGGCGCAACGCGTCACCGACCGCCGGCATCTCGTGCTCGGCCTCGCCGGTGGGCTCATGCTCGGCGTCGTCGGCCTCGATCTGCTGCCCGAGGCGGTCTCCGCCGCGGGCAACGAGGTGCTGGGCGTCCCCCAGGCGCTCCTGCTGTTCGTCGGCGGCTTCCTCGTCGCCCATCTGGTCGAACGGCTCCTCGCGACCCGCAGGACCTCCCACGGCGGTGACGAGACGGAGGCCGCCTCCGGCGCGGCTCATGCGGCGGGGACCGCCGGGACGCCCGGCACCGGGAGCCACCCCCACGTGGAGGGCCACGCCCCGGTCCGCGGTCCCTCCGGCGCGCCGCGCGTCCCGCAGTTCGGCCTCACGGCGGCGGCCGCCATGGTCGGGCACAGCCTGATGGACGGCGTCGCCCTCGGCGCGGCCTTCCAGGCAGGCGGCGCGATAGGCACCGCGGTCGCGCTCGCCGTGATCGCCCACGACTTCGCCGACGGGTTCAACACGTACACGATCACCAGCCTGTACGGGAACGCCCGCCGCAAGGCCCTCGCCATGCTGTTCGCGGACGCCGTCGCACCGGTCGTCGGTGCCGCGTCCACGCTGTTCTTCCGGCTCCCCGAGCAGGTGCTCGGCAGCTACCTGGGATTCTTCGGCGGCGCGCTGCTCTACCTCGCGGCCGCCGAGATCCTCCCCGAGGCCCACCACGAGCACCCGGCCCGCTCGACGCTGCTGTGCACGGTGGCGGGCGTCGCGTTCATCTGGCTGGTGGTGGGCGTCGGGGGCTGAGCACCCGCGCTCCACGGCGTCGGGGGCTGAGCACCCGCGCTCCACGGCGTCGGGGGCTGAGCACCCGCGCTCCACGGCGTCGGGGGCCGGGCACCCGCGCTCCACGGCGTCGGGGGCCGGGCACCCGCGCTCCACGGTCCCGGTCCCGGCCGGCCGGCCCGC
Encoded proteins:
- the cobC gene encoding Rv2231c family pyridoxal phosphate-dependent protein CobC; the protein is MTNLTFDAPFGAPDLTVGIGARPGVPADDVIALVADALLAAGLRPAAVAELATLDTRVAEPGLVAAAARLGVPLRGYPARVLDAVPVPRPAQGVRAAVGTGSVAEAAALVGGGRLLVAKRKGATATATCAIARKGPDGAVPDGGTGRDLPGDGSCAPRGQNVCTEGRQLGHAEPDADVPSPQGAYGGSAVRRTAEQSADPHGAAGTHDLRHHGDAEVRDTPGDLIDLAVNVRGGTPPAWLRDHIAASLTGLAAYPDGRRARAEVAARHGLPVERVLLTAGAAEAFVLLARALRVRRPVVVHPQFTEPEAALRDAGHEVRRVLLRREDGFRLDPEAIPDDADLVVVGNPTNPTSVLHPADTLVSLARPGRVLVVDEAFMDAVPGELEALAGDTDVPGLVVLRSLTKTWGLAGLRIGYVLGEPPLIEELERAQPLWPVSTPALAAAEACMTPAALAEADAAARAMCAERAHLLAGLAEFDEVEAVHAAQGPFVLVRTARADAVRARLRTYGFAVRRGDTFPGLDGEWLRLAVRDRATTNRFLQALDLAVTGVGRDV
- a CDS encoding ZIP family metal transporter; amino-acid sequence: MAVFVALGAFLMTLFGGWTAQRVTDRRHLVLGLAGGLMLGVVGLDLLPEAVSAAGNEVLGVPQALLLFVGGFLVAHLVERLLATRRTSHGGDETEAASGAAHAAGTAGTPGTGSHPHVEGHAPVRGPSGAPRVPQFGLTAAAAMVGHSLMDGVALGAAFQAGGAIGTAVALAVIAHDFADGFNTYTITSLYGNARRKALAMLFADAVAPVVGAASTLFFRLPEQVLGSYLGFFGGALLYLAAAEILPEAHHEHPARSTLLCTVAGVAFIWLVVGVGG